In one window of Tachypleus tridentatus isolate NWPU-2018 chromosome 2, ASM421037v1, whole genome shotgun sequence DNA:
- the LOC143245042 gene encoding uncharacterized protein LOC143245042: MPLLRSFCCNQTTRDGTIICGVYTVVLSVLLAMLSVEMTLNLENIENILSSWGINLDVNQNRNLSLFLLVKSLGFTVSSPFLVYGGINNSRTFFLPWMFWMGFNTLANLVVLAFIILSTSNKMELIQVIIVLVVAFSACNIYCFLCVLSQYQILRTDVTQLRSAI; the protein is encoded by the exons ATGCCTCTTCTACGGAGTTTTTGTTGTAATCAAACCACTAGAGACGGGACGATTATCTGCGGTGTttacacagtg GTTCTTTCGGTGTTGCTGGCCATGTTAAGTGTGGAAATGACGTTGAACTTAGAGAATATTGAGAACATACTATCGTCCTGGGGTATTAATCTGGATGTTAATC aaaACCGAAATCTTAGTCTATTTTTACTAGTTAAAAGTCTGGGTTTCACAGTCTCTAGTCCATTCTTGGTATATGGAGGGATAAAT AACAGTAGGACTTTTTTCCTTCCGTGGATGTTTTGGATGGGTTTTAACACTTTGGCAAACCTTGTCGTTTTAGCTTTTATCATTCTATCAACAAGCAACAAG ATGGAATTAATACAAGTCATTATTGTCCTTGTGGTGGCGTTTTCTGCCTGCaat aTATATTGCTTCCTGTGCGTGCTATCTCAATATCAAATACTCAGGACAGATGTTACACAGCTTCGATCTG